One stretch of Corynebacterium auriscanis DNA includes these proteins:
- a CDS encoding catalase: MSSSTPSPKENDKNVDTTGIAPSPSGHTPEVQEPTTPVDPPQPNPDQGSPEPRSATGCPFHIGAGEADPRHQQGQYMTNSQGARITTADHSLRAGERGPVLIQDHQLRDKLQHFDHERIPERVVHARGAGAHGTFVSNGKGAEICRARVFDKGEETPVFVRFSTVAGFRGSMDTARDTRGFATKFYTAEGNWDLVGNNIPVFFIQDGMKFPDVVHSVKPEPDLEIPQAQSAHDTFWDFVTLHTEATHHTMWNMSDRGIPRSFRMMEGFGIHTFRVTNQDGKTHLVKFHWKPRLGVHSLIWEEAQLAGGFDPDFHRRDLSDAIKAGAYPEWDLGVQVFEDTEDEMFEGIDLLDPTKLVPEELAPVTIIGTMTLNANPTNYFAETEQATFHPGVLPPGINVTADPLLQGRLFSYSDTQLNRLGGPNHGQLPINRPHAQVNDNQRDGRAQQAIHTGKTAYSPNSLEANNPLPAEEKFTRADENIGTFVDPEVIVAKSTQTRRKPVSFEDHYTQPAMFYRSLTETEQQHLISAYTFELSKCYETPIRQRAVDVLARVDRGLADAVAEGLGLQVSADAPAEVSSVETSPALSQLGKTYPVDGRKVAVLADDSTPAEAIQPAVQAIVDAGMTPLVAATTGGALAAGDSTGQDVPVSRTYTAARSIEFDAAIVVSLPDTPETNTLVEELTLHLKAIAVLDNVQPAEGQHALRKLVENTPAGVQLVADAKAGVDALVPLMENHRVWERA, from the coding sequence ATGAGTTCTTCCACACCATCGCCAAAAGAAAACGACAAGAACGTCGATACCACGGGCATTGCCCCGTCCCCTTCGGGCCACACGCCTGAAGTTCAGGAACCAACCACCCCCGTAGATCCGCCACAACCCAATCCGGATCAGGGATCCCCTGAGCCCCGTAGCGCCACCGGATGCCCATTCCACATCGGCGCGGGCGAAGCTGATCCTCGCCACCAACAGGGTCAGTACATGACCAACAGCCAAGGTGCTCGCATCACCACCGCAGATCACTCTCTGCGCGCTGGCGAACGCGGCCCTGTGCTGATCCAGGATCACCAGCTGCGCGACAAGCTGCAGCACTTCGATCACGAGCGCATCCCTGAGCGCGTTGTTCACGCCCGTGGTGCCGGTGCCCACGGTACTTTCGTTTCCAACGGTAAGGGTGCAGAAATCTGCCGTGCACGGGTTTTCGATAAGGGCGAGGAGACCCCGGTCTTCGTCCGCTTCTCCACAGTGGCCGGGTTCCGTGGCTCCATGGATACGGCCCGCGATACCCGCGGTTTCGCCACCAAGTTCTACACTGCCGAAGGCAACTGGGACCTGGTGGGCAACAACATTCCTGTGTTCTTCATCCAAGACGGCATGAAGTTCCCTGACGTTGTGCACTCCGTGAAGCCCGAGCCAGACCTGGAGATCCCACAGGCTCAGAGTGCGCACGATACTTTCTGGGACTTCGTGACCCTGCACACCGAGGCCACCCACCACACCATGTGGAACATGTCTGACCGCGGCATCCCGCGCTCCTTCCGCATGATGGAAGGCTTCGGCATTCACACGTTCCGTGTGACCAACCAGGACGGCAAGACTCACCTTGTGAAGTTCCACTGGAAGCCACGGCTGGGCGTGCATTCCCTGATCTGGGAGGAAGCTCAGCTAGCCGGCGGTTTCGATCCAGACTTCCACCGCCGCGATCTATCCGATGCGATCAAGGCCGGCGCTTACCCGGAGTGGGACTTGGGTGTGCAGGTTTTCGAGGACACCGAAGACGAGATGTTCGAGGGCATCGACTTGCTGGATCCCACTAAGTTGGTTCCAGAGGAGCTGGCCCCGGTCACCATCATCGGCACCATGACCCTCAACGCGAACCCCACCAACTACTTCGCGGAGACCGAGCAGGCCACTTTCCACCCAGGCGTACTGCCTCCAGGAATCAACGTCACCGCGGATCCATTGCTGCAAGGTCGCCTGTTCTCCTACTCGGATACGCAGCTCAACCGCCTGGGCGGCCCGAACCACGGCCAGTTGCCGATCAACCGGCCACATGCGCAGGTCAATGACAATCAGCGCGACGGCCGTGCCCAGCAGGCCATCCACACGGGCAAGACCGCGTACAGCCCGAACTCCCTGGAAGCCAACAACCCGCTGCCGGCGGAGGAGAAGTTCACGCGTGCTGATGAGAACATCGGCACCTTCGTGGACCCGGAGGTCATCGTCGCGAAGTCCACGCAGACTCGTCGCAAGCCAGTCAGCTTTGAGGACCACTACACCCAGCCTGCGATGTTCTACCGCAGCTTGACCGAAACCGAACAGCAGCACCTGATCAGCGCTTACACCTTCGAGCTGAGCAAGTGCTATGAAACTCCGATCCGTCAGCGTGCAGTCGACGTGCTCGCTCGCGTGGACCGGGGACTCGCAGATGCCGTAGCTGAGGGCCTGGGTCTGCAGGTTTCTGCGGATGCACCGGCCGAGGTGAGTTCCGTGGAGACCAGCCCCGCACTGTCCCAGCTGGGCAAGACTTACCCGGTCGACGGTCGCAAGGTGGCCGTCTTGGCCGATGACAGCACTCCGGCGGAAGCTATTCAGCCGGCCGTGCAGGCGATTGTGGATGCTGGGATGACGCCCCTCGTGGCAGCCACCACCGGTGGCGCCTTGGCCGCTGGTGACTCCACGGGTCAGGACGTGCCGGTCTCCCGCACCTACACTGCGGCTCGCTCCATCGAATTCGATGCGGCGATCGTGGTCAGCCTGCCCGATACGCCTGAGACCAACACGCTGGTCGAGGAGCTTACGCTGCACCTCAAGGCCATCGCCGTACTAGATAACGTCCAGCCCGCCGAGGGGCAGCACGCACTGCGCAAGCTGGTAGAAAACACCCCAGCTGGCGTGCAGCTAGTAGCCGATGCGAAGGCCGGCGTGGATGCCCTGGTTCCTCTCATGGAAAACCACCGCGTCTGGGAACGCGCCTAA
- the pth gene encoding aminoacyl-tRNA hydrolase, with protein MVVGLGNPGDKYAASRHNAGYLVIDELLADLLPAPGSLAQHRKTNSLICQTRFGETPVVLARPRTYMNESGSPVANLAKFFKVPAHQVIVIYDELDLDPERVRVRMGGGDHGHNGLRSITKAMGTKDYARIAVGIGRPPGRMDVASYVLKPFSKAENAWLPIAVADAADAARACVQQGVEAGMRYAESRG; from the coding sequence TTGGTGGTGGGGTTAGGCAACCCCGGCGATAAGTACGCGGCTTCGCGCCACAACGCGGGTTACCTTGTTATTGACGAACTGCTGGCAGATTTGCTCCCCGCACCTGGCTCATTGGCGCAGCACCGCAAAACTAACAGCTTGATCTGCCAAACGCGCTTTGGCGAGACCCCCGTTGTATTGGCCCGTCCACGCACGTACATGAACGAATCCGGCAGCCCAGTGGCGAACTTGGCAAAATTTTTCAAAGTACCCGCCCATCAAGTGATCGTGATTTACGACGAGTTAGATCTTGACCCCGAAAGAGTACGAGTACGCATGGGCGGTGGCGATCACGGCCACAATGGGTTGCGATCGATCACCAAGGCCATGGGCACGAAAGACTACGCGCGGATCGCCGTGGGTATTGGACGGCCGCCTGGTCGGATGGATGTGGCGTCGTACGTATTAAAACCATTCAGCAAGGCCGAAAATGCCTGGCTGCCTATAGCCGTCGCCGACGCAGCTGATGCCGCCCGTGCCTGTGTGCAACAGGGAGTGGAAGCTGGGATGCGTTATGCGGAGTCCAGGGGCTAA
- the glmU gene encoding bifunctional UDP-N-acetylglucosamine diphosphorylase/glucosamine-1-phosphate N-acetyltransferase GlmU has protein sequence MANSPVAVVVLAAGAGTRMKSKTQKTLHAIGGRTLLSHSLHAAAAINPASIVSVIGHGRDQVGPAVEAIAEELGRPIASEVQEEQNGTGHAVQCGIRSLQDFEGTIVVTNADVPLLTADTLRGLVDAHTQVPTAVTVLSVHQEDPTGYGRIIRTEDGEVTAIVEEKDADDEQKAITEVNSGVFAFDAAILRNALGQLDTDNAQGELYLTDVLGIARTEGHPVRSHMASDARELAGVNDRVQLAAAGAELNRRTVEAAMRGGATIVDPSTTRIDVQVEIGQDVTILPGTQLLGTTVLGDDVTVGPDTTLDNVKVGRGAEVIRTHGIDSTIGEEANVGPFTYLRPGTSLGEKGKLGGFVETKNATIGRGSKVPHLTYVGDATIGEYSNIGASSVFVNYDGVNKHHTVVGDHVRTGSDTMFIAPVTVGDGAYSGAGTVIKEDVPAGALVVSGGQQRNIEGWVQRKRPGTAAAEAAAAANKDQPEAE, from the coding sequence ATGGCTAATTCTCCCGTTGCAGTCGTTGTCCTCGCTGCCGGCGCGGGCACCCGCATGAAGTCCAAAACCCAAAAGACTCTGCACGCCATCGGAGGGCGCACCCTGCTCTCCCACAGCCTGCACGCGGCCGCTGCCATCAACCCCGCTTCTATCGTGAGCGTCATTGGCCACGGCCGCGACCAGGTCGGACCCGCAGTTGAAGCTATCGCCGAAGAGCTGGGCCGACCCATTGCCTCCGAGGTCCAAGAAGAGCAAAACGGAACCGGCCACGCTGTGCAATGCGGCATCCGCAGTTTGCAGGATTTCGAAGGCACAATTGTGGTGACCAATGCAGACGTGCCTTTGCTGACCGCAGACACGCTACGGGGCCTAGTCGATGCGCACACCCAGGTACCTACCGCCGTGACCGTTCTTTCCGTGCACCAAGAAGACCCCACCGGTTACGGTCGAATTATTCGCACTGAAGATGGCGAAGTCACAGCCATTGTGGAAGAAAAAGATGCCGATGACGAGCAGAAGGCTATTACCGAGGTTAACTCTGGTGTATTCGCCTTCGATGCCGCGATCCTGCGCAATGCTCTGGGGCAGTTGGATACTGACAACGCCCAAGGCGAGCTGTATCTGACGGACGTGCTGGGGATCGCCCGCACCGAAGGGCATCCAGTGCGCAGCCATATGGCTTCGGACGCCCGGGAACTGGCCGGCGTTAACGATCGTGTTCAATTGGCTGCCGCGGGTGCCGAGCTGAACCGTCGAACCGTGGAAGCCGCCATGCGCGGTGGCGCTACCATCGTTGACCCATCCACTACCCGCATCGATGTACAGGTTGAGATTGGCCAAGACGTGACCATTTTGCCGGGTACACAACTCCTCGGCACCACTGTGTTGGGTGACGATGTCACGGTCGGTCCGGATACAACCTTGGACAACGTGAAGGTCGGCCGCGGCGCAGAGGTCATCCGCACCCACGGTATCGATTCCACCATTGGCGAAGAAGCCAACGTGGGCCCGTTCACTTACCTGCGTCCGGGAACTTCCTTGGGCGAAAAGGGCAAGCTCGGCGGCTTTGTCGAAACGAAGAACGCCACCATCGGGCGTGGCTCCAAGGTTCCTCACCTGACTTACGTAGGCGATGCCACCATCGGTGAGTACAGCAACATCGGTGCCTCCAGCGTGTTTGTTAACTACGACGGCGTGAACAAGCACCACACCGTAGTTGGCGACCATGTACGCACGGGATCGGACACCATGTTCATCGCGCCCGTCACCGTCGGCGACGGCGCGTACTCCGGCGCCGGCACTGTCATCAAGGAAGATGTTCCCGCTGGTGCCCTGGTTGTTTCTGGTGGTCAGCAGCGCAACATTGAGGGTTGGGTCCAACGCAAGCGTCCGGGAACCGCTGCTGCGGAAGCGGCAGCTGCGGCGAATAAAGATCAACCCGAAGCGGAATAA
- the pth gene encoding aminoacyl-tRNA hydrolase, with amino-acid sequence MSIKGLFSKLFGGQRGASTQEVRKPPPEWIVIGLGNPGAKYATTRHNVGYMASDFLFEQLNTSASPLDYLKPVKGQPFTEARVQLGAHPLVIIRSTTYMNESGEAVKAASEYYGVAPEKIIVLHDELDIAHGRVRVKLGGNENGHNGLKSTTAELGTRDYVRVRMGIGRPAKGQTVIDHVLSPIASGPETDALITETVRAVELLVTVGLQKAQHEIHTKK; translated from the coding sequence ATGAGCATCAAGGGACTATTCAGCAAGCTGTTCGGTGGGCAGCGCGGGGCGTCGACCCAAGAAGTGCGAAAACCCCCACCAGAGTGGATCGTCATCGGCCTCGGTAACCCCGGCGCGAAATATGCCACTACTCGCCACAACGTGGGTTACATGGCTTCCGACTTCTTGTTTGAACAATTGAATACCAGCGCCTCCCCGTTGGATTACCTCAAGCCGGTCAAGGGACAGCCGTTCACCGAGGCTCGGGTGCAACTGGGGGCGCACCCGTTGGTGATTATCCGCTCCACCACGTACATGAATGAATCGGGCGAGGCGGTCAAGGCGGCATCCGAATACTACGGTGTGGCACCGGAGAAGATCATTGTGTTGCACGACGAGCTGGACATCGCCCACGGGCGGGTGCGCGTGAAGTTGGGGGGTAATGAAAATGGACACAACGGGCTAAAATCCACGACGGCAGAGTTGGGGACCCGCGATTATGTGCGGGTGCGAATGGGGATCGGCCGACCGGCCAAGGGGCAGACCGTCATCGACCACGTGTTGTCCCCGATTGCTAGCGGACCGGAAACGGATGCACTCATTACGGAGACCGTCCGGGCCGTGGAATTGCTTGTCACGGTTGGCTTACAGAAGGCTCAGCACGAAATTCATACAAAAAAGTAA
- a CDS encoding 50S ribosomal protein L25/general stress protein Ctc, producing MAELTRLKGEVRTEFGKGASRRLRREFRVPVVVYGNDLDPLHVHVDILELQAILRNEGVNAVIELEVEGQDHLVMIKAVDQNVLTLDVDHADMLNVKRGEKVEVEVPIVVTGESASGSQVMQDADTILVLADVLDIPEEIEVSVEGKEIGDQVLAGDLQIPGNATLVSEEDVLIVNIIEPIEEELPEPGEEGEVSEEEAAEGEAPAGEVNEDDSADASEGKDEE from the coding sequence ATGGCTGAATTGACCCGCTTGAAGGGTGAAGTCCGCACCGAGTTCGGCAAGGGCGCTTCCCGCCGCCTGCGCCGCGAGTTCCGCGTCCCAGTGGTTGTATACGGCAACGACCTGGACCCATTGCACGTTCACGTAGACATCCTGGAGCTGCAGGCCATCCTGCGTAACGAGGGCGTTAACGCCGTTATTGAGCTCGAGGTTGAGGGCCAGGATCACCTGGTCATGATTAAGGCCGTGGATCAGAACGTTCTGACCCTTGACGTTGACCACGCTGACATGCTGAACGTCAAGCGCGGCGAGAAGGTCGAGGTTGAGGTACCGATCGTCGTTACCGGCGAGTCCGCTTCCGGCTCCCAGGTCATGCAGGATGCGGATACCATCCTGGTTCTGGCTGACGTTTTGGACATCCCAGAAGAGATCGAGGTCTCTGTCGAGGGCAAGGAAATCGGCGATCAGGTTCTGGCTGGCGACCTGCAGATCCCAGGCAACGCAACCTTGGTTTCCGAGGAAGACGTGCTCATCGTCAACATCATCGAGCCAATCGAGGAAGAGCTGCCAGAGCCAGGCGAGGAAGGCGAGGTCTCCGAGGAGGAGGCTGCCGAGGGCGAAGCCCCAGCTGGCGAAGTCAACGAAGACGATTCCGCCGATGCCTCCGAGGGCAAGGACGAGGAGTAA
- a CDS encoding ribose-phosphate diphosphokinase encodes MSTTHWIDNQKNLMLFSGRAHPELGHAVARELGIEVTPTTARDFANGEIFVRFEESVRGSDAFVLQSHPQPLNNWLMEQLIMIDALKRGSAKRITAVLPFYPYARQDKKHRGREPISARLVADLLKTAGADRIVSVDLHTDQIQGFFDGPVDHMHAMPILTDYVKKNYNLDNVCVVSPDAGRVKVAEKWANVLGDAPLAFIHKTRDVDVANKVTANRVVGDVKGRTCVLLDDMIDTGGTIAGAVGVLREAGAEDVIIATTHGVFSGPARERLSECGAREIITTDTLPQSTEGWDNLTVLSIAPLVAKTIHEIFENGSVTTLFE; translated from the coding sequence GTGTCAACCACACATTGGATCGACAACCAGAAGAACCTCATGCTGTTTAGCGGCCGGGCACACCCGGAGCTGGGGCACGCCGTTGCTCGCGAGCTAGGCATCGAGGTCACCCCAACAACTGCCCGCGATTTCGCTAACGGAGAGATCTTCGTTCGTTTCGAAGAGTCCGTGCGTGGTTCTGATGCCTTCGTGCTGCAGTCCCACCCTCAACCACTGAACAACTGGTTGATGGAACAGCTCATCATGATCGATGCGCTGAAGCGTGGCTCCGCTAAGCGCATCACCGCAGTTCTGCCGTTCTACCCTTACGCTCGCCAGGACAAGAAGCACCGCGGTCGCGAACCGATCTCCGCCCGCCTGGTTGCTGACCTGCTGAAAACTGCTGGCGCGGACCGCATCGTTTCGGTAGACCTGCACACTGATCAGATCCAGGGCTTCTTCGACGGTCCAGTCGATCACATGCACGCCATGCCGATCCTTACGGACTACGTTAAGAAAAACTACAACCTCGACAACGTTTGCGTGGTTTCCCCCGATGCCGGCCGCGTGAAGGTGGCAGAGAAGTGGGCCAACGTGTTGGGCGATGCTCCACTGGCCTTCATCCACAAAACCCGCGATGTGGACGTAGCCAACAAGGTCACCGCTAACCGCGTTGTAGGCGATGTGAAGGGTCGCACCTGTGTGTTGCTTGACGACATGATCGATACCGGTGGCACCATCGCCGGCGCCGTCGGCGTGCTGCGCGAAGCCGGTGCTGAGGATGTCATCATCGCCACCACCCACGGCGTATTCTCGGGTCCAGCCCGCGAGCGTCTGAGCGAGTGCGGCGCCCGTGAGATTATCACCACCGATACGCTGCCTCAATCCACCGAGGGTTGGGACAACCTCACGGTCTTGTCTATTGCACCACTGGTTGCGAAGACCATTCACGAGATCTTCGAGAACGGCTCCGTTACCACGCTGTTCGAGTAA
- a CDS encoding site-specific integrase, with translation MASIKKYATKQGTKWRVQYRSPDGKSRTKRGFETKAKAQAWADKNAVSIGDGSWVDPAGAKITISDLAETWLATRSHLKPSTKAMYKQVWEGTVKPHWGDYRVASIRPSMVQTWVSGSAHSASWTRHAHNVLSQILQIAVEDNLIARNPARGVKLPRRSKGVNVYLTMEQLKTLATKCGDREDLVLLLGTVGLRWGEAIALRPMDIDFTTGRIAISRNAAKTGNTITLGTPKTHKTRSVAISRFVLDKLAVRAQGKASDALLWTNTKGGFLMAPGHNSWFYSAVEKCQKEDDTFPRVTVHGLRHVAAGLLVQAGANVKLVSAQLGHASTSETLNRYAGLFEDGLDEIADVMDRELSGGRHLRAV, from the coding sequence ATGGCATCGATCAAGAAATACGCCACAAAACAGGGAACGAAGTGGCGTGTGCAGTACCGCAGCCCGGACGGGAAATCACGCACCAAACGCGGGTTCGAAACAAAAGCGAAAGCCCAAGCATGGGCAGACAAAAACGCCGTCAGTATCGGCGATGGTAGCTGGGTGGACCCAGCCGGGGCGAAGATCACCATCTCCGACCTGGCAGAGACCTGGCTCGCGACCCGCAGTCACCTCAAGCCCTCCACGAAGGCAATGTACAAGCAGGTCTGGGAGGGGACTGTGAAGCCACATTGGGGTGATTATCGCGTGGCTTCTATCCGCCCGTCGATGGTGCAGACGTGGGTTAGTGGCTCGGCTCATTCCGCGTCCTGGACGAGGCACGCGCACAACGTGCTGTCGCAGATTCTGCAGATTGCGGTTGAGGACAATCTGATCGCTCGGAACCCTGCTCGCGGGGTGAAACTTCCTCGGCGCTCTAAGGGTGTGAACGTGTACCTCACGATGGAGCAGCTCAAAACCTTAGCTACTAAATGTGGTGACCGTGAAGACCTTGTTCTCCTCCTTGGCACCGTTGGCTTGCGCTGGGGTGAGGCTATCGCTTTACGCCCAATGGATATTGACTTCACCACCGGACGTATCGCTATCAGTCGCAATGCTGCCAAAACAGGGAACACCATCACTCTAGGCACACCGAAGACACATAAGACTCGGTCTGTGGCTATCTCCCGGTTCGTATTGGACAAGCTCGCGGTGCGGGCGCAGGGCAAGGCTTCCGACGCGCTGTTGTGGACGAACACGAAGGGTGGATTTCTCATGGCCCCGGGGCACAATTCATGGTTTTACTCAGCAGTAGAGAAGTGCCAGAAGGAAGACGATACGTTCCCTCGGGTGACGGTTCACGGGCTACGCCATGTGGCCGCTGGTTTGCTGGTTCAGGCTGGGGCGAACGTGAAGCTCGTCAGCGCACAGCTTGGGCACGCCTCCACCTCGGAAACCTTGAACCGTTACGCGGGACTATTCGAAGACGGGCTGGATGAGATCGCCGATGTGATGGATCGGGAGTTGTCGGGTGGTCGTCATTTGAGGGCGGTGTGA
- a CDS encoding peptide chain release factor 3, with protein sequence MSDTSTIQSEATRRRTFAVIAHPDAGKSTLTEALALHAHIIKEAGAVHGKAGRKSTVSDWMDMEKDRGISIASSALQFEYAPENHEGEPYMINLVDTPGHADFSEDTYRVLSAVDAAVMLIDGAKGLEPQTLKLFRVCKARGLPIVTVVNKWDRPGRTPLELVDEIVNEIQLQPTPLFWPVGEAGDFRGLARINEDGEAEEYIHFERTSGGSTIAPEEHFTPEQALEREEDVWETAAEEAELLAADGAIHDQELFLECTTSPLIFASAMLNFGVHQILDTLCELAPAPQGRASDEKALQAAAGGNSAAIAEFRETDEEFSGVVFKVQAGMDRNHRDSLAFMRVVSGEFERGMQVSHAQSGRAFSTKYALTVFGRTRSTVESAFPGDIVGLVNAGSLAPGDTIYAGKKVQFPPMPQFAPEYFRTLRAKSLGKYKQFRKALEQLDSEGVVQILRNDARGDAAPVMAAVGPMQFEVMQARMENEYNVETVAEPIPYSVARRTTPETAPELAKQRGVEIFTRTDGELIALFGDKWKLAFIEKEHPEFELYTLVAD encoded by the coding sequence ATGAGTGATACCAGCACGATCCAATCCGAGGCCACGCGGCGCAGGACCTTCGCCGTCATTGCTCACCCGGATGCCGGTAAATCCACGCTCACGGAAGCACTCGCCCTGCACGCGCACATCATTAAGGAAGCCGGTGCCGTGCACGGTAAGGCTGGCCGCAAATCCACGGTCTCCGACTGGATGGATATGGAAAAGGATCGCGGTATCTCCATTGCGTCCTCCGCACTGCAGTTTGAGTACGCCCCCGAGAATCACGAGGGCGAACCGTACATGATCAACCTGGTTGACACACCAGGTCACGCGGATTTTTCGGAGGACACCTACCGCGTGCTATCCGCTGTTGATGCCGCGGTCATGCTCATCGATGGCGCCAAAGGTCTGGAGCCACAAACGCTGAAGCTGTTCCGCGTGTGCAAAGCCCGCGGTTTGCCCATCGTTACCGTGGTCAACAAGTGGGACCGCCCGGGACGCACCCCGCTGGAGCTGGTTGACGAGATCGTCAATGAGATCCAGCTGCAGCCCACGCCCCTGTTCTGGCCCGTGGGTGAAGCCGGCGATTTCCGCGGACTTGCCCGCATCAACGAAGACGGCGAAGCCGAAGAATACATCCACTTCGAGCGCACCTCCGGCGGTTCTACCATCGCGCCCGAGGAACACTTCACGCCTGAACAAGCCCTCGAGCGCGAGGAAGACGTGTGGGAAACCGCGGCCGAAGAAGCCGAGCTGCTGGCCGCCGACGGGGCTATTCACGACCAAGAGTTGTTCCTTGAGTGCACGACGTCCCCCCTCATCTTTGCTTCGGCCATGTTGAACTTTGGCGTCCACCAAATTTTGGATACGTTGTGCGAGCTCGCCCCGGCCCCACAAGGCCGCGCCTCGGACGAGAAGGCTCTGCAAGCCGCGGCTGGTGGCAACTCTGCAGCTATCGCGGAGTTCCGGGAGACCGACGAAGAGTTCTCCGGCGTGGTCTTCAAGGTGCAGGCGGGTATGGATCGCAACCACCGCGACTCGTTGGCATTCATGCGCGTAGTTTCGGGAGAGTTTGAACGCGGAATGCAAGTCAGTCATGCTCAGTCCGGCCGGGCGTTTTCCACGAAGTACGCACTGACTGTGTTCGGACGTACGCGTTCCACGGTAGAATCGGCCTTCCCTGGAGACATCGTGGGCTTGGTCAACGCGGGCTCACTGGCCCCGGGTGACACGATCTACGCGGGCAAAAAGGTCCAGTTCCCGCCCATGCCTCAGTTCGCGCCAGAGTACTTCCGCACGCTGCGCGCAAAGTCGCTGGGCAAATACAAGCAGTTCCGCAAGGCGTTGGAACAACTGGACTCAGAGGGCGTGGTACAGATTCTGCGCAACGATGCCCGCGGTGATGCCGCCCCCGTCATGGCCGCGGTTGGCCCCATGCAGTTCGAAGTGATGCAAGCACGCATGGAAAACGAGTACAACGTGGAAACGGTCGCGGAACCAATTCCCTACTCCGTGGCTCGGCGCACCACCCCCGAAACCGCACCGGAACTAGCTAAGCAACGCGGTGTAGAAATCTTCACCCGCACCGACGGCGAACTGATTGCGCTGTTTGGCGACAAGTGGAAGTTGGCCTTCATCGAGAAGGAACATCCCGAGTTCGAGCTGTACACGCTGGTCGCGGACTAG
- a CDS encoding MFS transporter, protein MWKTFTHKLIGTPPMSDLEHVEENAGRYSLGFGAQNIGDQIVSAKTVLPWFLGLVGSPAWVTPLLVPIRESGSMLPQAALRPWIQSRSRRLPLLLLGSAGQGLACVFIALTAMFARDALAGVLVLASLALLSLCRALVSLTSKDISGRTVPKGFRGRLTGFATTLSGGVAIIVGIALQALHDRLTPGLFAVLFIIAAASWGLSLWFFKGIRELGGSASVKKQVTEETKDQQQAQEAMQTPSAYVREVVKDIRELLAGDRNFRAFVLVRTLLLTSALSPTFLVAMAADNQHRAGNSIAATLFTGLGTFVIASGVASLLAGRISGWLSDVSSRNTLAGAALLATVVLIVTVVLAFFISLSDATTSPSSTPHWLPQALMWWLPVAFFVVSLAHAAIRVARSTYVVDMAEGDQRTRYVSVANTLMGVLLLLVGALTSLLAVFNPVWPLAALAALGLLGSVLAKRLPDVSADKNALG, encoded by the coding sequence ATGTGGAAGACCTTTACGCACAAGCTCATCGGCACTCCCCCGATGTCCGATCTAGAGCACGTTGAAGAAAACGCCGGGCGCTACTCCCTCGGCTTCGGAGCCCAGAACATCGGAGATCAGATCGTCTCCGCCAAAACCGTACTGCCCTGGTTCTTGGGTCTCGTTGGCTCCCCCGCGTGGGTCACTCCGCTGCTTGTCCCCATCCGAGAATCGGGGTCCATGCTCCCCCAAGCCGCTCTTCGCCCGTGGATCCAATCACGCTCGCGCCGCCTTCCGCTGCTTCTATTGGGTTCAGCCGGCCAGGGCCTCGCGTGCGTTTTCATCGCCCTTACTGCGATGTTCGCCCGAGACGCGCTCGCCGGAGTGCTGGTTCTCGCCAGTTTGGCCCTTCTCTCACTGTGCCGCGCATTAGTTTCGCTCACCAGCAAAGACATCTCGGGTCGGACCGTCCCCAAGGGTTTCCGCGGCCGCCTGACGGGTTTTGCCACTACACTCTCCGGCGGAGTCGCGATCATCGTGGGCATCGCCCTGCAGGCCCTGCACGATCGCCTCACCCCTGGGCTCTTCGCCGTTCTCTTCATCATCGCTGCGGCCTCGTGGGGCCTGAGCCTGTGGTTTTTCAAGGGGATTCGGGAGCTGGGCGGGTCGGCGTCGGTTAAAAAACAAGTGACCGAAGAAACAAAGGACCAACAGCAAGCCCAGGAGGCCATGCAAACCCCGTCCGCGTACGTGCGGGAGGTCGTAAAGGATATTCGGGAACTCTTGGCCGGGGACCGGAACTTCCGCGCGTTTGTGCTGGTACGAACTCTACTGCTGACCAGCGCACTGTCCCCCACGTTCCTGGTGGCTATGGCTGCGGATAATCAGCACCGCGCGGGGAATTCCATCGCGGCCACGCTGTTCACTGGACTGGGCACGTTCGTCATCGCCTCGGGGGTCGCGTCGCTACTGGCGGGTCGCATCTCCGGTTGGCTATCTGATGTATCCAGCAGGAATACCCTAGCCGGCGCCGCGTTGCTGGCCACCGTTGTCCTTATTGTCACGGTCGTTTTGGCTTTCTTTATATCTTTATCCGACGCCACCACGTCCCCCTCCTCCACCCCCCACTGGTTACCGCAGGCACTGATGTGGTGGTTGCCTGTGGCATTCTTCGTCGTTTCGCTTGCTCACGCCGCGATTCGTGTGGCTCGGTCGACTTACGTGGTGGATATGGCCGAAGGTGATCAACGTACCCGGTATGTCTCCGTGGCCAACACCCTGATGGGCGTACTGCTTCTGTTGGTGGGCGCTTTGACCTCGCTGCTGGCTGTATTCAATCCCGTGTGGCCCTTGGCGGCACTAGCTGCCCTGGGACTGTTGGGCTCAGTATTGGCCAAGCGCTTGCCGGATGTCTCCGCGGATAAGAACGCGCTGGGATAA